In a single window of the Acidobacteriota bacterium genome:
- a CDS encoding cation-translocating P-type ATPase has product MPPTESEGSNPSQAYRRRIDEVVAALGTDTRLGLGDADARRRLDRYGKNELAVDAPAPRWRRFVAQFQDVLVILLLVATAISAGLWAYERDAALPYEALAIFAVVLLNATMGYIQESRAEAAVAALRAMSAADATVIRDGARRSIPAADLVPGDLMLIEEGDTIAADARLIESAALQTAEAALTGESLPVTKDPAPIADEVPLGDRDNMVFSGTAATYGHGTAVVTATGMHTEMGRIAGLLTHTPDDPTPLQRELDRTGKLLGAVVVAIAVIMIVTIVIVEDVRSAAGLFDVLILGVALAVAAVPEGLPAVVTAVLSMGVQRMARRNAIVRHLSAVETLGSASVIASDKTGTLTKNEMTVTVVVTASGRVTFDGSGYEPSGDVRRDGGGPVDGPLRVELERALAVADRANNATLQEHEGRWTVQGDPTEGALLVAARKAGLEGLEERLPRVGEVPFSSERKLMSTLHRETDQPHRGLVLTKGAPDVLLARCSHEVVGETPRALSHERRQQIAETNDALAGQALRTLGVAGRWLPPDALAAHEGHPDERLEQNLAFAGLIGIIDPPRAEAKQAVARAKSAGIRALMITGDHPRTAAVIARALGIANDDGAMTGAELDALSTDVGPRLANISVYARVNPEHKLRIVEALRRTGAVVAMTGDGVNDAPALKRADIGIAMGITGTDVSKEAADIVLADDNFATIVAAVEEGRAIFANIRKFLRYLLSSNIGEVLTMFFGVLLAKQIGLETTPGAVVLPLLATQILWINLVTDGLPALALGVDPPDDGLMHQPPRPAGEPVITARMWRGIVFVGIIMAVGTLTVLDASMPGGLIDGAGDLRYGQTMAFTTLMLFQVVNVVNARSDQQSAFVHLLTNGWLWAALGVSLALQCCVVYLPFLQRAFGTTALSGWDWLFCATVASSVLWLREMNKAITRARH; this is encoded by the coding sequence GCGAAGGGTCGAACCCGAGCCAGGCGTACCGCCGACGCATCGACGAGGTCGTCGCTGCGCTCGGAACAGACACTCGGCTGGGGCTCGGCGATGCCGACGCGAGACGTCGCCTCGATCGCTACGGGAAGAACGAGCTCGCGGTCGACGCGCCCGCGCCTCGATGGCGACGGTTTGTCGCGCAGTTCCAGGATGTGCTCGTCATCCTGCTGCTTGTGGCCACCGCGATCTCGGCGGGTCTGTGGGCCTACGAGCGTGATGCGGCACTCCCGTACGAGGCGCTCGCCATCTTCGCCGTCGTTCTGCTGAACGCGACGATGGGCTACATCCAGGAGTCGCGCGCCGAGGCGGCCGTGGCCGCGCTTCGGGCGATGTCGGCAGCGGATGCCACCGTCATCCGAGACGGAGCGCGCCGGAGCATCCCGGCCGCCGACCTCGTGCCAGGCGACCTCATGCTGATCGAGGAAGGAGACACGATCGCCGCCGACGCGCGTCTGATCGAGTCAGCCGCGCTGCAGACGGCCGAAGCCGCGCTGACCGGCGAGAGCCTGCCGGTCACCAAGGATCCCGCGCCGATTGCCGACGAGGTACCACTCGGGGACCGCGACAACATGGTGTTCAGCGGCACCGCCGCGACCTACGGTCATGGCACGGCCGTCGTGACCGCCACCGGCATGCACACGGAGATGGGGCGCATCGCGGGGTTGCTGACACACACGCCCGATGACCCCACCCCGCTGCAGCGAGAGCTCGACCGAACCGGAAAGCTCCTTGGCGCAGTGGTGGTTGCGATCGCGGTGATCATGATCGTGACCATCGTGATCGTCGAAGATGTGCGAAGCGCAGCGGGCCTGTTCGATGTGCTCATTCTCGGCGTCGCGTTGGCGGTGGCCGCCGTACCCGAAGGCCTGCCCGCTGTCGTCACGGCGGTGCTGTCGATGGGCGTGCAGCGCATGGCCAGGCGCAACGCCATCGTGCGCCACCTGTCGGCGGTCGAGACGCTCGGCTCGGCCAGCGTCATCGCGTCCGACAAGACGGGCACGCTCACGAAGAACGAGATGACGGTGACGGTCGTGGTGACCGCCAGCGGGCGCGTCACCTTCGACGGCTCTGGCTACGAGCCGTCCGGTGACGTCCGCCGCGACGGAGGTGGACCCGTGGACGGGCCACTTCGCGTCGAGCTCGAACGCGCCCTCGCCGTCGCCGATCGCGCCAACAACGCGACGCTCCAGGAGCATGAGGGACGATGGACGGTGCAGGGGGATCCCACGGAAGGCGCGCTGCTCGTCGCCGCGCGCAAGGCCGGCCTCGAAGGACTCGAGGAGCGCCTGCCACGCGTCGGCGAGGTGCCGTTCTCCTCCGAGCGAAAGCTGATGAGCACGCTGCACCGCGAGACCGACCAACCCCATCGCGGCCTCGTGCTGACCAAGGGCGCGCCGGACGTCCTGCTGGCGCGATGCTCGCATGAGGTGGTCGGCGAGACGCCGCGAGCACTGTCGCACGAACGCCGGCAGCAGATCGCGGAGACCAACGACGCACTCGCCGGACAAGCCCTGCGCACGCTGGGTGTCGCGGGTCGCTGGCTTCCCCCGGACGCGCTGGCGGCACACGAGGGGCATCCGGATGAACGGCTCGAGCAGAACCTGGCCTTTGCCGGCCTCATCGGCATCATCGACCCGCCACGCGCCGAAGCGAAGCAGGCCGTCGCGCGCGCGAAGAGTGCTGGCATTCGCGCCCTGATGATTACGGGGGACCATCCCCGCACGGCGGCCGTCATTGCGAGAGCGCTCGGCATCGCCAACGACGATGGCGCCATGACCGGCGCTGAACTCGACGCGCTGTCGACCGACGTCGGACCGCGTCTCGCGAACATCTCGGTGTATGCGCGCGTGAACCCGGAACACAAGCTGCGCATCGTCGAGGCGCTCCGCCGGACGGGTGCGGTGGTCGCGATGACGGGTGACGGGGTCAACGACGCACCCGCGTTGAAGAGAGCCGACATCGGCATCGCGATGGGTATCACCGGCACCGACGTGTCCAAGGAAGCGGCGGACATCGTGCTGGCCGACGACAACTTCGCCACGATCGTCGCGGCGGTCGAAGAGGGCCGGGCCATCTTCGCCAACATCCGCAAGTTCCTGCGCTACCTGCTGTCCTCCAACATCGGAGAAGTCCTCACGATGTTCTTCGGGGTACTGCTGGCGAAACAGATCGGGCTGGAAACGACGCCTGGCGCCGTCGTGCTCCCGCTCCTGGCGACGCAGATCCTCTGGATCAACCTGGTGACCGACGGGCTGCCGGCGCTGGCACTGGGCGTCGATCCGCCCGATGACGGGCTGATGCACCAGCCCCCTCGTCCAGCGGGCGAGCCGGTGATCACCGCACGCATGTGGCGCGGCATCGTCTTTGTCGGCATCATCATGGCCGTGGGCACGCTGACGGTCCTCGATGCCTCGATGCCCGGGGGGCTCATCGACGGTGCCGGCGATCTGCGGTACGGCCAGACGATGGCGTTCACGACGCTCATGCTCTTTCAGGTGGTCAACGTGGTGAACGCTCGATCCGACCAACAGAGCGCGTTCGTGCACCTCTTGACCAACGGCTGGCTGTGGGCCGCCCTTGGCGTGTCTCTGGCGCTTCAGTGCTGCGTCGTGTACCTGCCGTTCCTTCAACGCGCGTTCGGCACGACCGCCTTGAGTGGTTGGGACTGGTTGTTCTGCGCAACGGTCGCCAGTTCGGTCCTGTGGCTCAGAGAGATGAACAAGGCCATCACACGGGCGCGGCACTGA